One Gordonia pseudamarae genomic window, CCGGTTGGCCAGCGATCCGCCGTAGGCATCGCGTCGGCGGTTGAGCAGCGGCGAGAGGAATGAACTGATCAGGTAGTTGTGTCCGCAGTGGATTTCGAGAGCATCGAAGCCGGAGTCGACGGCCAGCTTGGCCGCGTCGGAGAACGTGGCCCGGAGTGCCGGGATCTCGTCGATGCCCACCTTGTGGGTCAGGGACATTCCCATAGGTGCCGGAATGCGGCTTGGCCCGAGAGCTTTGGCCCGGTTGGACACCGAGTTGGCGACGGCACCCGCGTGACCGAGCTGGGCCGCGGCCAGGGCGCCCTCGGAATGGATGGCGTCGGTCAACCGGCGCAGACCCGGTACCGCCTCGGGCCGCATCCAGATCTGGTGCCGGTCGGTGCGGCCTTCCGGCGAGATCGCGCAGTACGCGACGGTACTGATGGCGACGCCACCGGCGGCGTGGGTGCGGTGGAAGTCGATGAGTTCGTCGGTCACCAGCGCATCGGGGGTCATGCCCTCGAAGGTGGCGCACTTGATCAACCGGTTGCGCAGGGTGAGCGGGCCCAGGGTCGCGGCGGCGAACGGGTCGGCGGGGGCTGCGTGATTATGCATCAGATCACATTCTCACAGCCGGGGAATCCGGCACCACCGGTGCTCCCGGTTCGGGCCGACAGACCCGACAGAAAGACTTCGCGCCCCGCTGCGGCTACGGTGGCCACGAGGTACACATGAGCACACCAGCCCGGCCCCAGGACGATCGCCCGCTCTTCCTGGACAAGACGAATCCCGACGTGTTCGCCGCCCTGGGCGGTGTCGCCGGGCAGGTGAGCGCGGCCTGCGCGGGGGCAGGGCTCGATCGCGTCGACATCGAGCTGCTCAACGTGGTGATTTCCCAGCGCAACGGCTGCGCCTATTGCACCGACCTGCACACCCTGCGGGCGCGGAACGCCGGCGCCGACGGGCGTACCGCGAAGGCCGCAGGCAGCTGACCGGTGACCAGCTGGCCGCCGTCGAATGGTCGGCGATCCTGATGAACACCTTCAACCGGATCTCAATCGCCTCCGAGCACCCCGTCACCCGCCGCATCGCAGCCCGCCGCACCACATCCCCGAGTAAGCTCTGAGAAAGGATCACGTCATGAGTGAAGTGACTGTCGCCGACAACCCCGGCGACGACGGTCACCTCCGACCCCGCGCGCTCCTGAGCCAGGGCACGAAAGCGACACAGCCCATGAGTAACACCGAGCTCGACCCGGCCTCTTACGTGTGCGCCGACGGCGGCGGACCCGGATCTGCCTGTGACGGTTCTGTTCCCGTGGAAATCATCACAGCCCGCGACGTGCCGCTCGGTGGACCGCGCGCGATGAACGTGCGGCGCACCCTGCCGCAGCGCCTGCGATCGACCATCGGCGCGTGGTGCTTTGCCGACCACTACGGTCCCGACGATGTCGCGGCCACCGGCGGGATGGACGTGGCGCCGCATCCGCACACCGGACTACAGACGGCCAGTTGGTTGTTCTTGGTTGTTCGAAGGCACCGTCGCACACCGGGACTCCGGTGGCATGGCGGCTGATGTGCTGCCCGGGGAAATCAATCTGATGACCTCCGGTGCCGGGATCTGCCACTCGGAGACATCCACGGCGGACACCACCGTCCTGCACGGGGTGCAGTTGTGGATCGCGCTGCCATCCGAATCACGCAACGGCCCGAGAGCGTTCGAGAATCACAGGCCGCCGTTGACCAGGTTCGCCGGCGGGTCGGCGCTGGTGTTCATCGGTTCGCTGCTGGGCAGCACCTCGCCGGTCATCACGCACACCCCGCTGCTGGGCGCCGAGCTGCGCCTTGATCCGCACTCCTCGATCACCCTCGACGTGGACCCCGATTTTGAGCACGGCCTGCTCGTCGACACCGGTGATGCGGTGGCGCTCGAAGGGGTACATGTGCCCAAGGACGCCGTCGGCTACACCGGGATCGGCGCCCACGCCCTGCGCGTCGGCAACAACGGCGACGGGTCCGCCCGGCTGATACTGCTCGGCGGCACCCCGTTCACCGAAGAACTTGTGATGTTCTGGAATTTCCTCGGCCGGTCGACGGAGGAGATCCGGCGGTTCCGGGACGAGTGGCAGGCCGGGGGAGACCGGTTCGGGCGCGTCGAGGGCTACCTCGGGCACGGTGGGCCGGACCGCAACGCCCAAGGTATGTCGTGGTTGCCGGCGCCGGAATTGCCGTCGGTTCCGCTACGGCCGAGACGGAACCCGCCGCCGTACGCCCGTCCGTAGGTCTGTCTGCCTGTCGCAGCCCCGGCCGGTGGGACATGTCGCGGGAATAGCCTTGCCGATCGGGCGTTGCAGATACATGCAAACGCATCGATATTAGGAGTCATCATGCAGTTCGGGGTCTTCTCGGTCAGCGACATCACCCGCGACCCGGTCACCGGTGAGACGCCGAGCGAGGCGCAGCGCATCGACGCGATCGGGCAGATCGCCCGCAAGACCGAGGAGGTCGGGCTGGACGTGTTCGCGATCGGCGAGCACCACAATCCGCCGTTCTTCTCCTCCTCGCCGAGCACACTGCTCGCCGCGATCGCCGCCACCACGAAAGATCTCGTCGTCACCACGTCGACGACGCTCATCACCACCAACGACCCGGTCCGTGTCGCTGAGGAA contains:
- a CDS encoding carboxymuconolactone decarboxylase family protein, whose protein sequence is MSTPARPQDDRPLFLDKTNPDVFAALGGVAGQVSAACAGAGLDRVDIELLNVVISQRNGCAYCTDLHTLRARNAGADGRTAKAAGS